The genomic interval acaattttattgtttggcGATAAAGTtgagtaagtttttttttggaaGCAGTAGGAGTAGAAGGATATTATAAGAATACGACTTGTGATTGAATTAATGGTCAGCAGaaagataataaaaattaaattaagttggTTTTATTGAAATCTCATACAATAGACATCAACGCGTCAAGAAACGTTTTTCGAACTTTATTTTTTGAGATCGTAAAAAGAACCGATTCCTATTAgatgttaattttattacacaCAAATACAAGCCACTAGTTCCAATAAGAATATACAGGGCTGTTTGTAAAATACCAGCAACCTCCCAGGACTAGATAGCTAAGATCAAGATCATAAGCAAAAACTTTTGTTGAATTTTGTTAAATCTCATAAAACGTGTAGTAAAGGGGCTACGCTCGACGCGCTCTAGTTCCCAAAATGTACGTGCAaattttttatcagccaaaaCAATCATTTCAGCTTTCATTGATTACGATGGTGACTCATCAGTATTTTGGTTTAAGGGCCATAGTACAAAAAGCCACGGTACGATCTCAATTCACTATTGTTGGCAGAAGTGCGCAACAGTAGGTTTTTTCCGTTGACTCTATAAACTTAAATGAACTATTCTGTGGTCAACctaaaaaaaaacgtaatactttatttgattatataaataaataaatatccttggacattttacactgcgcttctagtcccaaactaagcaaagcttgtactatgggtactagacaacagatataaacatacttaaatacttttttttttgtaaatacatacttattatacatagaaaacacccagtccaatacaaacaaatatgttcatgcacacaaatgtttgtactgtgcgggaatcgaacccgctacctccggaatagtagtccgtttcgaaccactacaccaaacggccgacaatcgTTGTAGCTTGGGTAGTACTACAACACAGGTCACTACTTAGTGATTAGTGTTGTGATgttctttctttaattttattacttcaCAAGTCCATATTTCGACGGCTATATTTTCTAGTTATTATATTCTTATAAGAAGTCACGTCTTACACGAATTTTTACAGACGAGGTTTGTAAGACGCAAAATGATGAAAACTGTCAATAACTATTAAATTGCAGATGAAATAACTTTCACAATTTAAGTGTTGTCAAATAAAACGCTTAGACGAAACGCAATCAAACTGAAATTAGTTTGTTTATTTGTCTACTAGTACGTAAGAGTCGTCCGATTTCAGAGGAATCgtacaatttttactttttgtaattaagtttatttttcagTATTCATTGTTAAAGATTTGAAgttagtttaattttatttgtctcGGGATTATAAAGCGCGAATAGAGTAACACAAtttcaaaaaaactttattggaATGATCGTTGATTAAAATTCtaattcattttaaaaagttattgttCGTTCACTGACACCTTGTTTATGATTTGATCATAAACtgatttttgttttgtaaaacctAGACTTGGacattaataaaaaacattttagacCCAAATTGTTTGCAACCTCTGGCCAAAGTCAATTGAAATGGTTTGCTCTATAAATGAAGTATCGCCTATCGATCTCTCACTGCCCCTGTCAACGTCAAGATGTCACAACGCCTAATGGACACCACGGTACTGCATCATTGTCATTATCGTTCGATATCATTATCATTAGCCAGTGATGCACTCGTTTAATGACTTAATGACGATCACATCCAGTGATTAAGTGAAAGTGCCAGTGTTTTCCGAGTGGTTTTGCTTGGAGAAAATTTTCTCCGACGCAATTGATAGTAGTGCAACCTTAACgactataatatttaaatgtgTTATTGCAAACTTTCTTTTGTCGTACATATGTAatggtcataataataattttaattttataacagCGTGTTCAGAAAATAAGTgatcattttatttaaaaaaatatttactcgtCTTTGTGGGATAGGATTAAAGAGTAGCACATTTAATTTCAAAGTATTttacattatatttatttttcctcTTTCAGAAATTCTTATGGTATTTCCTGATTTTATACACTGGCCCGTATTGGAGCCCGAGTCGATGTGCAGCAATAAAGGTTCCTCCTAAAACACCTTCTACCATAGAAGCTCAAGCCAAATTCTTCCAGTGAGTATAATACTAATATCGTCAAAATAATAACATGACTAACTTCTACTATTTCAGGAATATTgttggttttaatttcactgtttgattatttcattctTATTTTAATCATGTTTTATTTCTAAAGTTTTCAAAGCTGATAACATaattggatttttatttatttcttacagTATAATATAAGTTTTTGCAtttgtaattataataaaaatcaacaATTCAACTTCGTTAATAAGAGAAAGCGTTCGACGTCTGTAACTAACATTCTGAATCAAATTTATTTGCCTTCAATTCGATTTGGTGTCGGCATTTACATGTCAAGGTAAATTAATCAGTACAATGAAtaggtaatttgttttataGGGATTTTTTCTCGGTACAGTTGAGTCCGTACAAGATTGAGTTCGGTCACGTTTGCGAGGACCCCAACACGTGGGAGCAGCGGTATGAGAAGAAAGACTATAAAAACCACAGGGATATGGGAAAAGTAAAACGATTGTTCTCTGCCTCAATTTCTGTACACGGGCACCTTGATGCAATCGTAATGTGACTAACTCGACCAtagtaaaacagtttttagGAACATTTGAAAAGACTCCAGCAATTATAATACCTGCTCTGTGTGTGTCTCTCTACCTGTAAGATGAGCATAGCATAACATGAGGAAACATAAAATTCAGCTCTCTTGATCCAACTTCCTTGGTTTAGATACTTGTTTTTAATTCGTTCCGATAGGAGGCAatggcaaataaaataaaccatgTTTCCTAGGGAAAACTCATTCGTGAAAACAAAGTTTAACATACTCACATTTCTTTTAAGAGAATTTCCTTTGttagagtaaaaaaaaatcatgactGTATTTTGATTGCTGGTGTCGTTGATCTTCGTCAAATGATTGAAGAAAGCTGCCCGTGTATAAGTTCCTAACCTATCTGTTTCTTTCTCTGTTGCTTGCTTGCTTGGATGAAGGTATAGACACTTACCTACTTCGGAGGACTTCGACCAAGGACATCGGTTGGGGAGCGAGCGCCATTTCACTGAGCGGCATGAGAAGTCCAGGCCTTCAGAGGGACTGTTCTCTGCTAAAGTACGCTTTTTAtgcttttttgttttgaaacctTATTATTGACGTCATCCAGTTGTTCAATATTGATGattgttttataattaaatattacgTAAACTGTTATTCGAAAAAAATCTAATTACATAAGAGTGCTCCGTCAATATATGGTTTCAAAATGATTTTCTTCGCATATCTTATCGTGAAAACCTTACATAATATTGTGTTTGTTTAAAAATGTGTCTTAAAATCAATGTTACTAAAAACCATATTGTCAGTAACTTACATAAAGCAATTAATAACCCAAGATGCATATAACTGCGTCAATCTAACTTTCCTATTTCTTTCAACTAATGAAtgtctaataaaaataacatttgtaACTTAACAGTACTTCAACCATTCATtcaaaaattttactaatttgaATGAATGAGTGAAAACTTtcaattaacaaataaatattttcaggtaCGCTGGGGAGACAAAAAGGGTGGGTACGGTGAACATTACTGGGACTTGAACCATGCTGGTCACGGCAATGACCACGGCGACGATGGCAATGACCACTCCGATGATGGATCCTACCACCACGATGACCATTCTGACCACGGTTACGACGGGTCCCATGAAAACTCCCCAAGTTACGGCGACGAATACGACCCAGAAAAGTCAAGCTACGAAGAAAGTGGAAGAGCTAAAAGAGCCCACCCAAAAATAAAAGCAGAGAGACATTCTCACAAAGACAATAATGAAAACCCAAAACCTAAGAGCCGCAAGAACAATGAACAATGGCAAGAAGAACCATCACATAAAGtagaaaatgtaaattattCAGATGAAGATGATCAGCCTGAAGAGGAGGTATACAAGAAGCCCAAACGGTCTCATCATCGACACACCTATGACGAAGATGAGGAAAGACCACAACAAAAGGAAACGAAGAATCAAGTAGTATTGGTAGTGAAAGAAAAGGATGGAAACAATCAAGACAACACCCACCAGAAATATCAGGACTTCTCTCAATTTGTACCCTACGAAGGAGGTGCAGGAGTGAGACAACATCATCACCCTGAAACTGCAGCAGCGGCATCGGTCCCCAGACTATTCTGGGAACCAACAACTGGACACGTAGTCGACAGAGCTACGGGGCAAGCTTATGTATTACAGCCGATCGCGGCTCCTGCCAACTACAATTAGAAAGTGACCAGGGAACTAGATTAGTTGTTAGTTtcgttatagttatttattttcttaattaaagaACTGATAAATTGTTTCGTGTTTGTATTCTCAATACATATTGTCCTACAAAATTGTTACATTATCGAATCACGGTTGCATCACTGTTTACGTAAGGTAGGTACTGGTTCAAGAGTTGATACAATTTAGTTAGTGGTAATGATCTCAACATAATAAGACCGGATATTACTACATACACACACGTGTAAATATTTGTTTGAGAGAGACTTTGTAGAATGTCTTTAGAAAATGCCTATTATTCAGGTAGAATTTAGATTTTACCCAAATAGACTCTCTCAATAAATTAAAGCCAATAATTAGTTCAAGAATACTTTACAGGCCTTTATATCAAAGGCTAAATCGaattaaaatcatatttaaaaatattcaataaataattgtgtaaaaataaCCTAGTGttgaaataagttttaatttcattaattacGTTTACTAAAACTAATTCCAGTATGTAACAATCagagtatttattatatcaGAATTAAAAAAGAATTGAGCAATTTACGTTTTACGTGGTAATACTAGATTTAAATCTATAGCGGGCATAACTAGTCCAAATACATTGTTTTTGGACGTTAAGACAagggaataaagttcaaaataaaatatggtGGTGGAAATATTCCCACTGCCGTTTAAAGGGTTAACAAGAATCTAAATGCGCATCCGCAACTAAATTGGAATCTAACGGCAATGCACTTGTGCAAGTTCGTTGGTCTTTCCGCCGATCTCACCGCGGGATTTTACTGAACTTGTGAACTTAAAACTTGTGGTTTGCGATGCAACGCTGTATGTTGTGACTTCGAAGGTCAGGCAAGTAATGGTACCTACTGGTTCTGGTGCCTTTTGTGAATGTATAGCGGGATGCAGAATAATCGTACGAGTAATTGCCGGATAAATAAAGGTAATTCTCCTCAGATACAAAACAATTTCGAATAATTTCTTTACAATTTTTATATACTTAGATAAACACGACGacaactctattcaacgctgtgcgttcgatttgctacttcacttaaggaagcatcgtttgtgaatacgggtgtaatagtcgaaaaaagtacaaaataaaaaaaaaacaaaatcaaaaatatttattcagtttagaccacaagtggcacttatgaacgtcaatagaaaataataaaaaaaagaaaaggtagcccttatggggcactttacatgtctccttatcttttgggccctaccagcgcttcgagacaaacatatggcaagtgctgagaagaaacgccggaacaaactcacaCTTGAgtgaaattacataattttaataagtgCTACTGACTGGTATCTCTGCCTAGCTAATTGCTAATTGAGCTCAGATGGTACTTAAGACACGAATCTTTAATCAAATTACCTACACTCTGATCCAGTGATAGCAGATTATGCGATCGATTGTGAAACAGATGCTACTGAACGAGATAGCAATGATTAGTTGATTATATCAGCGATTGTAATTACTTATTAGTGTAACTATAATATAGCCAGTCTATTAAATGTTCAAGAGTCTATAACTCTATGTATATGAGCAACATGAATacgaatagaatagaaaaaatTATGACAAGATTCACAAAAGACTTATGACCTACGTCAAAGTACAAATAGcatccaaagtattagactgagGTGTTTGAAACAACTCTGGTTTAAATACAGTGTGActcttgataaagtgcacataatTATGGTAAAGTCTCACTTTATCAAGACTtacattgtattaaaaatacacTTTAGAAAATCTCTTTTAGGACACTTTTCATGTAGACTTATATTTATAGACTCATACGTTTTATATTATGTTTAGATAAAAACAAATTGAAGACGTCTAACGACCGTTCTATCGCCTGCATTCACACGAAGGGAACGTACCTCGCAAGGGTCAGTGCGTGCGCCCTTTCCCACGGTGCCGAGGATGCGAGGATCGCTTGATAATGCTGATGGATTTAGGGGTCTATTAAGTTAACGAATATTTCTAAAGCTAGCTCAATTGCTAAGACAAGTATTGAAGCCAAAATAGTATAAAAAGAAATGGTTAAATCAATGACCGTAAATGATTTCCACGAcctgatgatgttgatgatggatgcaggcagctagcgctaccaaccggccgaTCTGGAGGGGAAGGAAGGTAAAGGCAAGACAcaggttcagcagtggacgacctatggctgaaatgataatgatgatgataaatcaaTCATATTGGATACACAAATATTTGCTTGATTTGACAttacaaaaatacataataaactatttcaccTTTTACTAACTGTGGTTTAGAAGGTTAAAGAAGCAGCGCGTATTTATTAAGTACTTATACAGAAAACactataaatacataatttaatggTACTTAAACGTCTATGGCTCAGGAAATCACTTTCTCGCTCATACTCATAGTCATAACACTAACATTTGCCCTCAGCGGGATTCGAAACCCCGTCAcattatctattaataatggAAATTGTTTTGTCCGATTATTTATAGAAAttgaagaaaattttaataaatataacttaGGATGTGACATGAAAACCTACATCCTCGGGAACGGATATGAAAACCAACTAATGTTAGtgataaagataaaataaatcaatgCCATCCATGTTAACATAAAGATTGCCTTTTTAAGTTTGACCACTGGTTTTATAGGGAGCAAAGTTACGATTTCCATTTTCTATGCAAATTAAAGGTTCACTTAACCCTTATCTAGCGGTATCTAAATAGTGGCATGCGGAACACATTACCATAGAGACCCAGACCGTTGACTTTCCTGCTGTAAACACTGGCCCTGTGGGCCTATTCAACGCGATTTCCGTAATTTCGGATCTACCTGTCGCTTTCTCTCATGATAGGATCTGAGAGAGACGGTTAGGGCCAAAAATGCGGAGATCATCGTACGGAATAGTCCTCAAATGCGGGCTCTATCTTCATCGGATTTCTCCGCGATGTCACGTTTCTGTCAACTGCAACATTGTGTCCTCCCCATGACGGACAAATGATGGGTAAGACGTGATCGCATGTGCATTAACCAAGGTACAAAGTTTAATACGTAGAGTAGAGTTATGTGTGGCATAAGATAGTTAGTATtataaattaagtaggtaataagcTCTTGAGAAATTCAACATAGCACTCAACTACTGGACAGAAGTCAAGATTAACTGTAAGCTTGAAGAATAAACAAATCTTACACTTAAAAGTTAAACATTTGTTAAGTAAATTTACCTAatcttaattataatttatttcataattacacGCTCTACCTCTCAAAACAGTCGCCAACATTATAAACCAACAAAACGATAAAAGCGCAGGTTGTTTTTTCTCCGCTAGGGGCCGCAACAATAGGCTACCCTCatctcccgagcgaatgctccATAGTGATGCAAAGTGCGCACGCGACTAAGAAAAAATCTTCGGAGAAAAAAGTTCCCCTTCGAAAGGATGGTCCATGGAATATTGTTTGTGAGGCATTTCATATTTCATCGCCTTTTGCCAATGAGAGGATACTCAATGGGATGTATCGGATGTCGTTTTGCAACAGTTGCTTTTGTGTAGAGACAGGTGGATATGGAGAATTTGTGAGATGATGATTGAGTAATAGTATGTATTCAGAATTTCATGCATTTAAATGCTGTGGTTAAATGTATCGTGTAGAAGATTTTTAGGAAGTGCATAATTATGCAAAGAGCAATACAAAGAAATCTCTAAAAACTTTTGATCCTTCTGAAAAATGACCAAAATGAGCATCACACTTGGTGTGGTCTCTCTTAAGAAATTGTTTTCACAAAcagtaataatattaagtaataataatgcaaGTTTTGCGCGCCAATAAAATGCCAACTGCAATTTCATTCAACGGTGTTACTTCCCAcattgctaaaaataatctttgcGAAATAACGGTTGTCACGAACAGTACTAAGACGGTCAAAGGTCCACCCTTTAGACAAACCTGTTTGACCAGTTCCATGGGAACTGGCCCTTGGCGCTGAATGGTAGACAGTAGGCCAGGGTGTCTTACACTTGTTCGAAGGGGAGAGTACATAATGGGCGATGTCCCTTTTGTTGCGAGAATACGGGCAGATTGTTCGGAGAGCTTTAGTTTAGTAAGCATGGGCTGGAAAGAGTTTGAAAatgcataattttattttactgtagTTAATTGAATACTAAATTTACGTCAAAGAACCTGTAGTAATTATATTAAGTCACGTCAACTGTTTTAAAAGTTAAATATAGGgcataatgatttaatattatgtttaccTAATGATGCAATATTatacgtaaataaatattaaaagcaAGTAATTACTTgattattcaataaaataataggcTTAGCTCGTTAACATAATGCATTTATGATTAGTAAATTACTTAACGtgttatgatttttatttataatgggTAAACGTTAACATtggaaataaaacataataataggCAATCAAAACATGTCATAACATTTCTAATTGAcctcgtaattttttttttatccaaatCGACAACAAAAAATTTATAGATTTAAAAATTGAAATCTAATGAAAGttgatcaatttaaaaatacaaaattctaGAGCCCTGTGCTTTCTGAACGCAACGCCCGTGTGCCCCATCCACAAAGGAATTGCAAGATGCATGCAAATAAAGGGTCATTCTGTGTCCTTTCCCACACGGAAGCGGTCAAACTGGTTTTGGTCGTTTTACGGGAGTAACCCTTGCCATTAGCCATAGACAAAGCGTTAGGACACCGATGTCTTCCGGGGCCATTGTCCAAAACCCGCCTGACCGGTTTAAATGGTCCTGAGAAAATGATCGGATGCTTAATTGATGGCATTGGTAGTTTATGCCGAATAATAAAggtggattaattttatttgccaaAATGTAACGGTTTAACACGACGTCGAGTAAGTTTTGGAGGACTCCTTATTTAGGAAATAATGCTAgtgattaaattcacaaaacaatGATTTACCGAAATACCGATTTACCGATCTTAAAATATCTAAgtatatgtaataaataaaaaactgtaAAAAGGTACATAGCGTGGTATTTTTGAACCATTTCAACGCTTAATTCGCCAAAGAAAGAAATCTATCAACCCCCAAAGTTGCGCTAACATCTCTCTAGTGcctattatttctaaattattttgacTGAAATAGCTGAAAAGTAACTATTCTAGCACTAAAAAAACAAAGTTCCATCTTGCCCAACAAAAGTGCATCTTGCAACGGCATGCAAATAAAGGGTCATCTGTCCTTTCCCACTCAAAAGCGGTCAAACAGGTTTGCGCGACCCTTGAACCGAGACGAGACAAATGCATCTATTAGACAAAGGGCAAAGGACACTG from Ostrinia nubilalis chromosome 4, ilOstNubi1.1, whole genome shotgun sequence carries:
- the LOC135071433 gene encoding uncharacterized protein LOC135071433 isoform X1; this translates as MSQRLMDTTKFLWYFLILYTGPYWSPSRCAAIKVPPKTPSTIEAQAKFFQDFFSVQLSPYKIEFGHVCEDPNTWEQRYEKKDYKNHRDMGKVRWGDKKGGYGEHYWDLNHAGHGNDHGDDGNDHSDDGSYHHDDHSDHGYDGSHENSPSYGDEYDPEKSSYEESGRAKRAHPKIKAERHSHKDNNENPKPKSRKNNEQWQEEPSHKVENVNYSDEDDQPEEEVYKKPKRSHHRHTYDEDEERPQQKETKNQVVLVVKEKDGNNQDNTHQKYQDFSQFVPYEGGAGVRQHHHPETAAAASVPRLFWEPTTGHVVDRATGQAYVLQPIAAPANYN
- the LOC135071433 gene encoding uncharacterized protein LOC135071433 isoform X2 gives rise to the protein MSQRLMDTTKFLWYFLILYTGPYWSPSRCAAIKVPPKTPSTIEAQAKFFQYRHLPTSEDFDQGHRLGSERHFTERHEKSRPSEGLFSAKVRWGDKKGGYGEHYWDLNHAGHGNDHGDDGNDHSDDGSYHHDDHSDHGYDGSHENSPSYGDEYDPEKSSYEESGRAKRAHPKIKAERHSHKDNNENPKPKSRKNNEQWQEEPSHKVENVNYSDEDDQPEEEVYKKPKRSHHRHTYDEDEERPQQKETKNQVVLVVKEKDGNNQDNTHQKYQDFSQFVPYEGGAGVRQHHHPETAAAASVPRLFWEPTTGHVVDRATGQAYVLQPIAAPANYN